Proteins from a single region of Aureibacter tunicatorum:
- a CDS encoding endonuclease/exonuclease/phosphatase family protein encodes MKTYQLSIFVRIIILAVFSLACFSVIGRDNFLLGTFLILFRWVLFLIALLVFYLLYKRQSKRKWKTIPIATMLILLLELSWTNIGKESLKASGKTTEISFMTYNIFFKNHQPKSSINIIKKKNPDIIAIQELTPKLKQLLDKQLSSEYRYKKTLAMKGTHGLGIYSKYKITSNEFLYNSNNLPYAQVLTVSVNKIKMQVTNVHLASPAIAVENPNKFLPLYLNNYEHRKNQLARINGKADEEQFDAQILLGDLNTTHYEPLIRELESQWVDLHSVSGTNQRFNFPNSAKIPPILTLDYIFAKGKINPVNAEVLHGGGSDHFPIYGKVSI; translated from the coding sequence ATGAAAACATATCAATTAAGTATTTTTGTAAGAATAATAATTCTGGCTGTATTTTCTTTAGCTTGCTTTTCGGTGATTGGAAGAGATAATTTTCTTCTTGGGACATTTCTGATTTTATTCCGCTGGGTATTGTTTCTTATCGCTTTATTGGTCTTTTATCTTCTGTATAAAAGGCAGAGCAAACGAAAATGGAAAACGATTCCCATTGCGACAATGTTGATATTGCTGTTAGAATTAAGCTGGACAAATATAGGCAAAGAGTCCCTGAAAGCTTCGGGCAAAACGACTGAAATATCATTTATGACCTATAATATTTTCTTCAAAAACCATCAGCCAAAATCTTCCATCAACATTATCAAAAAAAAGAATCCGGATATTATCGCAATTCAAGAACTGACACCAAAATTAAAACAATTGCTTGACAAGCAACTTTCGTCTGAATATCGATACAAAAAAACACTAGCGATGAAAGGAACTCATGGATTGGGCATATATTCGAAATACAAAATCACATCCAACGAATTTCTTTACAACTCCAATAACTTGCCATACGCGCAGGTCTTGACGGTGTCTGTCAATAAAATAAAAATGCAAGTAACCAACGTTCATCTGGCTTCTCCAGCAATCGCTGTTGAAAACCCTAACAAATTCCTTCCTCTCTATTTAAATAATTATGAACACCGAAAAAACCAATTGGCGCGAATAAATGGAAAAGCTGATGAAGAACAATTTGACGCTCAAATTTTACTTGGCGACTTGAATACAACTCATTATGAACCGCTAATCAGAGAATTGGAATCCCAATGGGTAGATCTTCATAGCGTATCAGGGACTAATCAAAGGTTCAACTTTCCCAACTCTGCCAAGATTCCTCCAATATTAACGCTGGACTATATCTTTGCTAAAGGCAAAATCAATCCAGTAAATGCTGAGGTTCTTCATGGGGGTGGCTCCGACCACTTTCCAATCTACGGGAAAGTCAGTATTTAA
- a CDS encoding TetR/AcrR family transcriptional regulator has product MAKEKAKKKSVKERTIEAASRLFYEDGYNQTGINQIIEEASVAKASLYQHFRSKEDIAVAYLERRHENWMNALEEFTSKAEHSHEKITMCFDYLDNWLTSENFRGCGFQNIIADLPKDQLKIKEQVLSHKNSLRTWLRKSLSKESSLSINKTNDLADQVLVLMEGAIILSQIQNAAWPIHQAKSACEKLLS; this is encoded by the coding sequence ATGGCTAAAGAAAAAGCAAAGAAAAAAAGCGTCAAAGAAAGAACGATTGAGGCAGCTTCCAGACTTTTTTACGAAGATGGATACAATCAAACAGGAATCAACCAAATCATCGAAGAAGCTTCTGTCGCAAAAGCGAGCTTGTATCAGCATTTCAGATCAAAAGAAGATATTGCCGTAGCTTATCTGGAAAGAAGACATGAAAATTGGATGAACGCTCTTGAAGAATTCACATCCAAAGCGGAGCATTCGCATGAAAAAATAACGATGTGCTTCGATTATCTCGACAACTGGTTGACATCAGAAAACTTCAGAGGTTGCGGATTTCAAAATATCATTGCGGATTTGCCCAAAGATCAATTAAAAATCAAAGAGCAAGTTCTCTCGCACAAAAATTCCCTCAGAACATGGCTTCGAAAATCATTATCCAAAGAAAGCTCACTAAGCATAAATAAAACGAATGATCTAGCGGATCAAGTTCTAGTGTTAATGGAAGGAGCAATCATATTGTCCCAAATTCAAAATGCAGCTTGGCCAATTCATCAAGCAAAATCAGCTTGTGAAAAACTATTGAGTTAA